The DNA window AAAGAAACGAAAAAACGCCCGTGTTCAGGGCGTTTTTTATTGAAGATCACTTGCAAAGCTCTGCTCAAGCTTCTTTGCTGCCGCTTACTCCTGCGGAACCACTTTGCCGATAAACGGTAGGTGGCGATACTTCTGTGCGTAGTCGATACCGACACCAACGACGAACTCATCGGGAATTTCAAAACCAATCCAAGTCACATCGACAGGCACTTCACGACGAGTCGGTTTGTCGAGCAGCGTACAAATATGGATGGATTTAGGTTCACGTAGCGATAAGATCTCTTTGATTTTGCTCAGCGTGTTACCCGTATCGATGATGTCTTCGACGATCAACACGTCTTTACCTTTAATGTCATCATCTAAGTCTTTAAGAATACGGACATCACGTGAGCTCTCCATGGTGTTGCCATAGCTTGATGCCGTCATAAAATCGACTTGGTGTGTCAGGTTGATTGCGCGCGCTAGATCGGCCATAAATACAAAAGAGCCGCGCAGTAAGCCAACCAGGACCAAATCTTCACTACCTTGATAATGCGCCGTGATCTGCTTGCCTAATTCACGAATACGTTCCTGAACAGTCTGCTCAGAAATCATTACTTCTACTGTATGCTTCATACTGTGCTCAATCTTTTTTGTTGGGAATGGCGACGTTTTTCAGCCTTAAGCGGCTAAGCGCAAATCTCGCGCAAACGTTCACTTGAATCTGGCGCGTAGTGTAACACTCCCACCCTCAATCTTTAAGCCCTGCGAGGCAGATCTTTTTATCTGCTTGTTACTACTCAACAAAATAAGACGTAGAGAGACATTGGTACCAAATCGGTAAAGTTTTCGCTAAAAATGTTATCAACATTGACATTACTGTCTATTTCTTGGGCATAATTTGTTGACCCGAAGCATATGCACCATTACACTCATGATGCTTAGAGCAATTATTAAAAAAATCAATAGGGACTAACGTTCCGAATAACTTTTTATACATACCAACTCATTGGCAAGGAATCTAATTATGGACTCAATAGCAAAGAGACCTCGAACTCGTTTATCTCCACTGAAACGTAAACAACAACTGATGGAAATCGCACTGGAAGTGTTTGCTCGTCGTGGCATCGGCCGCGGTGGTCACGCAGACATCGCCGAGATTGCGCAGGTTTCTGTCGCCACCGTATTTAACTATTTCCCGACCCGTGAAGATCTGGTTGATGAAGTGCTCAATCATGTCGTGCGTCAGTTTTCAAACTTCCTGTCCGATAACATTGACCTCGACATTCACGCGCAAGATAACCTCAAAAACATCACTAACGCGATGATTGAACTGGTGACTCAAGACTGTCATTGGCTCAAAGTGTGGTTTGAATGGAGCGCATCAACGCGTGATGAAGTATGGCCACTATTTGTCAC is part of the Vibrio cidicii genome and encodes:
- the hpt gene encoding hypoxanthine phosphoribosyltransferase, which encodes MKHTVEVMISEQTVQERIRELGKQITAHYQGSEDLVLVGLLRGSFVFMADLARAINLTHQVDFMTASSYGNTMESSRDVRILKDLDDDIKGKDVLIVEDIIDTGNTLSKIKEILSLREPKSIHICTLLDKPTRREVPVDVTWIGFEIPDEFVVGVGIDYAQKYRHLPFIGKVVPQE